The Candidatus Syntrophosphaera sp. genome includes a region encoding these proteins:
- a CDS encoding SDR family NAD(P)-dependent oxidoreductase, with protein sequence MTKKTRQYIREYKWSNIFAMLRNNRKDPKPCPDPFKDKTVAITGATSGIGRATARKYASQGANLLCINRNQEKSERLQREIQSEFGVKCDYLIADLSKLGDVFRVSSQMAQWEKPIDVLIHNAGVYLTRRELTSDGLEKVFAVHYLASFIMNHLLIEKLKAQSKARIIMVGSEGHRFAAWGLRLDDLNWEKRRYSGLASYGSAKTAQLLAMLCFDERLRDSGVTINTMHPGAVKTETGQENGPLYRWFKKNWFDKTLRSAQVAAEALYYLGVAKDLDGVSGKFFNLTTEEEPAPPALDREVANQLWGLTLEMAGIKE encoded by the coding sequence ATGACGAAAAAAACCAGGCAATACATCCGGGAGTATAAGTGGTCCAATATCTTCGCGATGCTCAGAAACAACCGCAAGGACCCCAAACCATGCCCCGACCCCTTCAAGGATAAGACTGTGGCCATAACCGGCGCCACATCAGGAATTGGCCGTGCCACCGCCCGCAAGTACGCGTCCCAGGGGGCAAACCTGCTCTGCATCAACAGAAACCAGGAAAAATCAGAACGCCTGCAACGCGAAATCCAGAGCGAATTTGGGGTCAAGTGCGATTACCTGATCGCCGATCTGAGCAAGTTGGGCGATGTTTTCCGGGTTTCCAGCCAGATGGCGCAGTGGGAAAAACCCATCGACGTGCTCATCCACAACGCGGGTGTTTACCTCACCAGGCGGGAGTTAACAAGCGATGGCCTGGAGAAGGTTTTTGCGGTGCATTATCTGGCCTCGTTCATCATGAATCACCTTTTGATTGAAAAACTCAAAGCCCAGTCCAAGGCGCGGATCATCATGGTGGGCTCCGAGGGGCACCGCTTTGCCGCCTGGGGCCTGAGATTGGACGATCTGAACTGGGAGAAGCGCCGCTATTCAGGATTGGCAAGCTATGGCTCGGCCAAAACGGCCCAGCTTCTGGCGATGCTTTGCTTTGACGAGCGCTTGCGGGATTCAGGAGTTACCATCAACACCATGCATCCGGGAGCGGTGAAAACTGAAACAGGCCAGGAAAATGGGCCGTTATACCGGTGGTTCAAAAAAAACTGGTTCGATAAAACCTTGAGGTCGGCACAAGTGGCAGCCGAAGCCCTCTACTATTTGGGAGTCGCAAAAGACTTGGACGGTGTGAGCGGGAAATTTTTCAACCTGACCACCGAGGAAGAGCCGGCTCCGCCAGCGCTTGACAGAGAAGTTGCCAACCAGTTATGGGGACTGACTCTGGAAATGGCTGGCATAAAGGAATGA